The Thioclava sp. GXIMD2076 region GCATCTGTTCTTCATCTACTATGCCGCGCCCACCTTCGGTATCACGCTCGAGGCATTTCCGGCCGCGATCATCGCCTTCTCGGTCAGCTCCGCCGCCTATAACAGCGAGATCATCCGTGCTGGCCTGCAGGCCGTGCATCCCGGGCAGGTCGAGGCCGCACAGGCCGTTGGCATGCACTACCCGACAATGGTCCTGAAGATCGTTCTGCCGCAGGCGGTCCGCGTGATCCTGCCCGTCTATATGAGCAATTTCATCACACATACGAAGAACAGCTCGCTGGCCTCGGTCATTACCGTGCAGGAGCTGATGCTCACCTCGCAGATGATCTATTCCAGCACCTATCATGCCATCGAGATCCTCTCGGTTGCCGGTGTGATCTATCTGACCCTGACCAGCGGTCTGACCGGCCTGCAACTCTGGCTCGAGCGTGTGCTCCAGGTCGAGAAGCGCCCGATGTCCGCCCGCAAACGCGCCCGTCTGGGCATCACGACCCCGGAGGCGCCCCGCGCATGACCCAAGCCATGATTGATATCCGCGATCTGAAGAAAACCTTCGGTCAGGTGCAGGCGCTCAAGGGTCTCACCATGTCCGTGCCGCGCGGCGAGGTAGTTTGCCTGATCGGCCCGTCCGGCTCGGGCAAATCCACGCTCCTGCGCTGCGTCAACCATCTGGAGCAGCCCAGCTTCGGCGAGGTCCGTGTCGATGGTGCGCCGGTGGGCTTTGTCGAGGCGGGTGGGCGCAAGCGCGCTATGAACGGGCGCGAACTGGCGGCGCTGCGCG contains the following coding sequences:
- a CDS encoding amino acid ABC transporter permease; translation: MQLDYSIVLSYIPALAQATLMTILIAVLSQAIGTVFGFLLALARMSKYVWLQRAVIAYVWIFRGTPVLLHLFFIYYAAPTFGITLEAFPAAIIAFSVSSAAYNSEIIRAGLQAVHPGQVEAAQAVGMHYPTMVLKIVLPQAVRVILPVYMSNFITHTKNSSLASVITVQELMLTSQMIYSSTYHAIEILSVAGVIYLTLTSGLTGLQLWLERVLQVEKRPMSARKRARLGITTPEAPRA